The following coding sequences lie in one Nocardioides sambongensis genomic window:
- a CDS encoding 3-hydroxybutyrate dehydrogenase produces MSTHLSGRTALVTGAASGIGRAVAQRLAADGARVLLLDHDRAGVRAAAEEVGGDPMVVDLTDREAIRGAGLDRRGIDILVNNAGIQHVAPVEEFDPDAFERIHRLMLIAPFLLARAVLPTMYANGWGRLVHVSSAHGHRASPYKSAYVSAKHGLEGLSKVLALEGAEHGVTSNTVCPGYVRTPLVEGQLSDQARTHGITEERVLQEVLLARTAVKRLVEPEEVAGLVGMLCGPGTDSISGSSYLMDGAWSAA; encoded by the coding sequence ATGTCCACCCACCTGTCCGGGCGCACCGCCCTGGTCACCGGCGCCGCGAGTGGCATCGGTCGCGCCGTCGCGCAGCGCCTCGCCGCCGACGGTGCCCGGGTGCTGCTGCTCGACCACGACCGGGCCGGGGTGAGGGCCGCCGCGGAGGAGGTCGGGGGCGATCCGATGGTCGTCGACCTGACCGACCGGGAGGCGATCCGGGGTGCCGGGCTCGACCGGCGCGGCATCGACATCCTGGTCAACAACGCCGGCATCCAGCACGTGGCGCCGGTCGAGGAGTTCGACCCGGACGCCTTCGAGCGGATCCACCGGCTGATGCTGATCGCACCGTTCCTGCTGGCCCGCGCGGTCCTCCCCACCATGTACGCCAACGGTTGGGGGCGGCTGGTGCACGTCTCCTCGGCGCACGGGCACCGCGCGTCGCCGTACAAGTCCGCCTACGTCAGCGCCAAGCACGGGCTCGAGGGCCTATCGAAGGTGCTGGCGCTGGAGGGCGCCGAGCACGGCGTCACCAGCAACACCGTCTGTCCCGGCTACGTGCGCACGCCGCTGGTGGAGGGACAGCTCAGCGACCAGGCCCGGACCCACGGGATCACCGAGGAACGGGTCCTGCAGGAGGTGCTGCTCGCCCGCACGGCGGTCAAGCGCCTCGTCGAACCGGAGGAGGTGGCCGGCCTGGTGGGGATGCTGTGCGGGCCTGGCACCGACTCGATCTCCGGAAGCTCCTACCTGATGGATGGCGCCTGGAGCGCCGCTTAG